A window of the Oryza brachyantha chromosome 5, ObraRS2, whole genome shotgun sequence genome harbors these coding sequences:
- the LOC102709180 gene encoding chitinase 7-like encodes MIAARAANLVAMRALALAVLVLTCAAATARAEQCGWQARGARCPNRLCCSQWGWCGLSDEYCKGGCQSQCRAGEPVPVQGAGGGGRAGVASVVTADQFERMLSHRDDAACPARGFYTYRAFVAAAGAFPAFAATGDADARRREVAAFLAQTSHATFGGPYSWGYCYKEVEGATSDFCVPNARWPCAPGKAYHARGPMQIAYNYNYGAAGEAIGADLLGSPELVATDPTVAFKTALWLWMTPRSAGQPSPHAAVTGQWAPTPADRAAGRAPGYGLATNILTGGLQCAAGGDGGADRAAFYRRYCDVLGVSYGPNLDCHGQAPFDGDIVSSSAAAAN; translated from the exons ATGATCGCAGCAAGAGCTGCAAACCTGGTGGCCATGCGGGCCCTGGCGCTGGCCGTGCTAGTCCTCACCtgcgccgcggcgacggcgcgcgccgAACAGTGCGGCTGGCAGGCCCGCGGCGCGCGGTGCCCCAACAGACTCTGCTGCAGCCAGTGGGGATGGTGCGGCCTCAGCGACGAGTACTGCAAAGGCGGCTGCCAGAGCCAGtgccgcgccggcgagcccgtGCCCGTGCAGGGAGCTGGCGGCGGGGGCCGCGCCGGCGTGGCGTCCGTCGTGACGGCGGACCAGTTCGAGCGCATGCTGTCCCACCgcgacgacgcggcgtgcCCCGCCCGCGGGTTCTACACCTACCGCGCCTtcgtcgccgcggccggcgcgttcccggccttcgccgccacgggcgacgccgacgcccgGAGGCGGGAGGTCGCCGCGTTCCTGGCGCAGACTTCCCACGCCACCTTTG GTGGGCCCTACTCGTGGGGCTACTGCTACAAGGAGGTGGAGGGTGCCACGTCAGACTTCTGCGTGCCGAACGCGCGCTGGCCGTGCGCTCCCGGCAAAGCATACCACGCACGCGGGCCAATGCAAATCGCATA CAACTACAACTATGGggcggccggggaggcgaTCGGCGCCGACCTGCTGGGCAGCCCGGAGCTGGTGGCGACGGACCCGACGGTGGCGTTCAAGACGGCGCTGTGGCTGTGGATGACCCCACGGTCCGCGGGCCAGCCGTcgccccacgccgccgtcACGGGGCAGTGGGCTCCGACGCCCGCGGACCGcgcggccggccgcgcgccgGGCTACGGGCTCGCCACGAACATCCTCACCGGCGGGCTCCAGTGCGCCgccggaggcgacggcggcgccgaccggGCCGCCTTCTACAGGCGCTACTGCGACGTGCTCGGCGTCAGCTACGGGCCCAACCTGGACTGCCACGGCCAGGCGCCGTTCGACGGGGACAtcgtgtcgtcgtcggcggcggcggcgaactaG
- the LOC102709744 gene encoding membrane protein PM19L yields MATGGPSSMSAGLLFLNLIMYVVVAVIAGWAINYSIDESFNSLQGVSPPVRMFPIYFPIGNLATGFFVIFALLAGVVGVSTSLTGLHDVSQGHPSSMMSAAATSLVTWTLTLLAMGLACKEISIGWRPPSLRALETFTIILAGTQLLCAGSLHAGAHAAIIQTPMASRV; encoded by the exons ATGGCGACGGGGGGTCCCAGTTCCATGTCCGCcggcctcctcttcctcaACCTCATCATGTACGTCGTCGTGGCCGTCATCGCCGGCTGGGCCATCAACTACAGCATCGACGAGAGCTTCAACTCAC TGCAGGgggtgtcgccgccggtgcggATGTTCCCGATCTACTTCCCGATCGGCAACCTGGCCACGGGGTTCTTCGTCATCTTcgcgctcctcgccggcgtcgtcggcgtctCCACCTCGCTGACCGGGCTCCACGACGTCAGCCAGGGCCACCCCTCCAGCATgatgtccgccgccgccacctccctcgtCACCTGGACCCTCACCCTCCTCGCCATGGG GCTGGCGTGCAAGGAGATCAGCATCGGATGGAGGCCACCGAGCCTG CGAGCGTTGGAGACGTTCACCATCATCTTGGCCGGGACGCAGCTGCTCTGCGCCGGGTCGCTGCACGCCGGAGCACACGCGGCCATCATACAGACGCCCATGGCGAGCAGAGTGTGA
- the LOC102709467 gene encoding endo-1,3;1,4-beta-D-glucanase-like, with protein MGDDAGITPTLPRCLLVFLAAVAVAAASAEENGGAGWHVSPSPSPSPSVVSSSRARTSKHHPCLENPPNMTENTGGEAGEVVHDYGGLEAYVTGSRRFHLAVILVSDYYGFRAPKLRKIADKVALRGYCVVVPDLLFGDPYTDDPARPFEEWIKTHSPVEAAEKTKPLIAAMKKDGMSSIGIGGYCWGGKVATEISKTKETKVAVISHPALVVVEDMNEVKIPIEILGGELDTLSPPKLAHQFEDALDKNKRVDHFVKIFPKAPHGFACRYNTSDPFAVRTADEARVDMVKWFDKYLKL; from the exons ATGGGCGACGACGCCGGAATCACGCCGACGCTGCCCCGCTgcctcctcgtcttcctcgccgccgtcgccgtggccgccgcttCGGCCGAGGAGAACGGCGGCGCGGGATGGCACGTGtccccgtcgccatcgccgtcccCTTCGGTGGTGTCGTCGTCGCGCGCGCGGACGTCGAAGCACCACCCGTGCCTGGAGAACCCGCCGAACATGACGGAGAACAccggcggggaggccggcgaggTCGTCCACGACTACGGCGGCCTGGAGGCCTACGTCACCGGCTCCCGCCGCTTCCACCTCGCCGTCATCCTCGTCTCCGACTACTACG GTTTCCGAGCACCAAAACTGAG GAAAATAGCGGACAAAGTTGCGCTTCGTGGATACTGCGTTGTGGTTCCTGATTTGTTGTTCGGAGACCCTTACACGGATGATCCGGCGAGGCCATTTGAGGAGTGGATCAAGACTCACTCTCCG GTGGAAGCAGCTGAAAAGACTAAACCCCTTATTGCGGCTATGAAGAAAGATGGGATGTCTTCTATTGGGATCGGAGGCTATTGCTGGGGTG GAAAGGTGGCCACGGAAATATCGAAAACCAAAGAAACCAAAGTAGCAGTCATTTCGCATCCTGCGCTAGTGGTTGTGGAAGACATGAACG AGGTTAAAATCCCCATTGAAATTCTTGGAGGTGAGCTTGATACTTTGTCTCCACCAAAGCTAGCGCACCAGTTTGAGGATGCCTTAGATAAGAACAAAAGG GTTGATCACTTCGTGAAGATCTTTCCGAAGGCACCCCATGGCTTCGCTTGCAGATACAACACCAGCGATCCGTTCGCCGTCAGAACTGCAGACGAAGCTCGAGTTGACATGGTTAAATGGTTCGACAAGTATCTGAAACTCTGA